A genomic segment from Oncorhynchus clarkii lewisi isolate Uvic-CL-2024 chromosome 12, UVic_Ocla_1.0, whole genome shotgun sequence encodes:
- the LOC139421113 gene encoding uncharacterized protein, with protein sequence MNGAVYISFFQGQLESALEEVVQVAVQEITKTVGSSLTSMLMKTAVKEQENQRLKLELQSLEFECNGEENGAEFNGGREDNAATDRTKPETHTPSHSAEPGFYANTLRLDQKCRVVGQLKMVMEHVLEFAVCELTKIVEASFDDLLLELTRKEREHIALEEQLRHLAHQENRKGGVSRRSGSENNTAFPSGSEDTRQESRNVTVKIVREQREQTETTNDSDKQAVLTVAQDWVPILDKVFGQKWCSDLWQIKELASGKGGEERTGGSGLGIVGSFPSLNALIRENLEPSPTSPLQDPQWMPLEDMEVLSSTLDTPQDPPATISATVEESLRSPSMLHRLLTLPAQLLDEDENAMETIPLLADASPGRAAERRQNIESPNQSCPSPPKKKIAVSLEEEEEKEDKGTTALDSKVKTVPVKGRKAHECKECGKKFSRAPLLKAHQQTHITTAMATTPAICCSKCGKRFSKASRLQAHLRTHTGKKS encoded by the exons ATGAACGGCGCCGTATACATTTCGTTTTTTCAAGGTCAGCTGGAATCTGCACTAGAGGAAGTAGTGCAAGTCGCAGTACAGGAAATAACCAAGACTGTTGGGTCAAGCTTGACTTCTATGTTAATGAAAACGGCCGTCAAAGAACAAGAAAACCAACGACTTAAGTTAGAGCTTCAGTCACTGGAGTTTGAATGTAATGGGGAAGAAAATGGAGCCGAATTCAACGGTGGCAGGGAAGACAACGCGGCCACGGATCGAACAAAGCCCGAGACACACACCCCCAGTCACAGCGCAGAGCCCGGCTTTTACGCAAACACTCTAAGACTGGATCAAAAATGTCGAGTAGTGG GTCAGCTCAAGATGGTCATGGAGCATGTGCTGGAGTTTGCTGTGTGCGAGCTGACCAAAATTGTGGAGGCCAGTTTCGATGACCTGCTCCTGGAGCTGACCAGGAAAGAGCGGGAGCACATCGCTCTAGAGGAGCAGTTGCGCCACTTGGCGCACCAGGAGAACAGGAAGGGCGGGGTGTCGAGGAGGAGTGGGTCGGAAAACAACACAGCGTTCCCCAGCGGCTCAGAGGACACCCGGCAGGAATCCAGAAACGTCACAGTCAAAATTGTCCGAGAACAAAGAGAGCAAACTGAGACAACAAATG acaGTGACAAGCAGGCTGTCCTGACCGTAGCCCAGGACTGGGTCCCCATCCTGGACAAGGTGTTTGGGCAGAAGTGGTGCAGCGACCTGTGGCAGATCAAAGAGCTGGCTTCAGGGaaggggggtgaggagaggactgggggatcTGGGCTGGGGATTGTGGGCTCCTTCCCCAGTCTGAACGCCCTGATCCGTGAGAACCTGGAGCCCTCCCCCACTAGCCCCCTGCAGGACCCCCAGTGGATGCCTCTGGAGGACATGGAGGTCCTCTCCTCGACCTTGGACACTCCGCAAGACCCTCCTGCTACCATAAGCGCTACAG TTGAGGAGTCCCTCAGGTCTCCGTCGATGCTTCACCGGCTCCTCACACTCCCCGCTCAGCTCCTAGACGAGGACGAGAACGCCATGGAAACCATTCCGCTGCTCGCCGACGCTTCCCCTGGCAGAGCAGCTGAGCGACGGCAAAACATAGAATCGCCTAACCAGAGCTGCCCATCTCCTCCCAAGAAAAAAATTGCTGTTtcactggaggaggaggaagagaaggaagacaaAGGGACGACGGCGCTGGACTCAAAGGTGAAGACCGTGCCTGTCAAAGGCAGGAAGGCTCACGAGTGTAAAGAATGCGGCAAGAAGTTCAGCCGGGCGCCGCTCCTGAAAGCTCACCAGCAGACTCATATCACCACAGCAATGGCGACGACGCCAGCAATTTGCTGCTCAAAGTGCGGGAAACGCTTCTCCAAGGCATCCCGGCTACAGGCGCACCTACGAACTCACACTGGGAAAAAGTCCTGA